A DNA window from Thermogemmatispora onikobensis contains the following coding sequences:
- a CDS encoding helix-turn-helix domain-containing protein, which translates to MSAGGYHHGKIIRKYRERRGLTQQELAERWPRSRGGAGVDWRYVQAIEYGKKRIADPGTLRRLCELLEIPPWEFGLSSYDPFNPQAALPSKNYLFEETLAVAEALLRQTLAMRRLAPLPEIEQQVQRLGRFLETCRSELPPPLRQERRLQILAIQYQSLVGLMHYEHRRYDRARGTFQEMLTAARQVRDPVLTAHALQKLGVELKRIGRFTEAISALEEARDLSLKISKPLAAFTSAYLSQMYAIAGDALRFERTIEQAIALAEPLKGAYGNGSDFVFHKLSGIFLLRSRGYLYTNQPQKVLERYEELRRQISLDRNLWLDYRLHLYRAQALLRLREVEACIEEARAFLQAVAGWQSPHRLTKGSELLSEIERAGYGDLAIVRAFRQELQEHLQQARNETPQ; encoded by the coding sequence ATGAGCGCGGGTGGCTATCATCATGGGAAAATCATCCGAAAATATCGCGAGCGGCGCGGCCTGACGCAGCAAGAACTGGCGGAGCGCTGGCCGCGTTCCCGGGGAGGAGCGGGTGTTGACTGGCGTTATGTCCAGGCCATTGAATATGGCAAGAAGCGGATCGCCGACCCGGGCACCCTGCGCCGTCTTTGTGAGTTGCTAGAGATTCCTCCCTGGGAATTCGGGCTGTCCTCCTACGATCCCTTCAATCCCCAGGCTGCTCTCCCCAGCAAAAACTATCTCTTCGAGGAAACCCTGGCAGTGGCTGAAGCGCTACTCAGGCAGACCCTGGCCATGAGGCGGTTGGCCCCTCTCCCGGAAATAGAGCAGCAGGTGCAGCGCCTCGGTCGCTTTCTGGAGACCTGCCGCAGCGAGCTGCCGCCACCCTTGCGCCAGGAGCGTCGCCTGCAGATCCTGGCCATCCAGTACCAGAGCCTTGTCGGACTCATGCACTACGAGCATCGCCGCTACGACCGTGCCAGAGGAACTTTTCAGGAGATGCTGACTGCGGCGCGGCAGGTGAGAGACCCAGTCTTGACCGCCCATGCCCTCCAAAAGCTCGGCGTCGAACTCAAACGCATCGGACGCTTCACTGAGGCCATCAGTGCCCTGGAGGAAGCGCGTGATCTCTCGCTCAAGATCAGCAAACCGCTGGCGGCCTTCACCAGCGCTTATCTCAGCCAGATGTACGCCATCGCAGGCGACGCCCTGCGCTTCGAACGCACTATTGAACAGGCTATTGCCCTGGCCGAGCCTCTCAAAGGAGCTTACGGCAATGGGAGCGACTTTGTTTTCCACAAACTCAGCGGCATCTTCCTCCTGCGCTCTCGCGGCTACCTCTACACCAACCAGCCCCAGAAAGTCTTAGAGAGGTACGAAGAACTACGCCGTCAGATCTCTCTTGACAGGAACCTCTGGCTTGATTACCGCCTTCACCTTTACCGGGCGCAGGCGCTTCTACGCCTGCGCGAAGTCGAGGCCTGCATCGAAGAGGCTCGTGCCTTCCTGCAGGCAGTCGCCGGCTGGCAATCGCCCCACCGGCTGACCAAAGGCTCTGAGCTGCTCAGCGAGATAGAGCGCGCCGGCTACGGCGACCTGGCCATCGTGCGCGCCTTCCGCCAGGAGCTGCAGGAGCACCTGCAGCAAGCTCGCAACGAGACGCCCCAGTGA
- a CDS encoding TlpA family protein disulfide reductase, which translates to MRVTRFEVGDKVSDFTLSDVAGQATSLGQLLQRGRKVLLLLLSASCTTCRAIVAQLDELASRPGGVPALGWMVVAVIYGQPAEVRLMAETLREREGIVVLVDSEALVAGAIWWPPFPLAWH; encoded by the coding sequence GTGCGTGTGACCCGTTTCGAGGTTGGCGACAAAGTCAGTGATTTTACGCTGAGCGATGTGGCTGGTCAAGCAACCTCTCTAGGGCAATTGCTCCAGCGTGGGCGCAAGGTCCTCTTACTATTGCTCTCAGCCTCCTGCACTACCTGTCGGGCTATTGTGGCTCAGCTCGATGAGCTGGCCAGCCGTCCTGGAGGGGTGCCGGCGCTGGGGTGGATGGTTGTCGCTGTGATTTATGGCCAGCCGGCTGAGGTGCGGCTGATGGCCGAGACGTTGCGAGAGCGCGAAGGCATAGTGGTACTTGTTGATAGTGAGGCCCTGGTGGCGGGAGCTATCTGGTGGCCTCCATTCCCATTGGCCTGGCATTAG
- a CDS encoding MauE/DoxX family redox-associated membrane protein, with protein sequence MSQGMSTVLARAELRLFWRLVIGVLLLLTGSQKLRDLSAFREGLRAYQVLPAWLETRKSLIGLLALTIALAECCLALLLLAGVWSMPVSCSAAGLLLLFSPISSVDAVILAAIVAVL encoded by the coding sequence ATGAGCCAGGGGATGAGCACAGTCCTGGCTAGGGCTGAGCTGCGTCTCTTTTGGCGCCTGGTCATTGGTGTCCTGCTCCTACTGACCGGCTCCCAGAAGCTGAGAGATCTGTCTGCCTTTCGCGAAGGCCTCCGGGCCTATCAGGTACTGCCTGCCTGGCTGGAGACCCGGAAATCCTTAATCGGGCTATTGGCGCTCACCATTGCTCTGGCAGAGTGCTGCCTGGCGCTGCTATTGCTCGCGGGTGTCTGGAGCATGCCAGTATCCTGCAGCGCTGCTGGTCTGCTGCTGCTCTTCAGTCCAATCTCTTCCGTGGACGCCGTGATCTTAGCTGCCATTGTGGCGGTCCTCTAG
- a CDS encoding dienelactone hydrolase family protein, whose product MAQPVTQMVTFPSEGRQLAAFLALPTAGSEQSEEGKGPYPGVVVIHEIYGLNDNIKDIALRLAAEGYAALAVDLFSTGNRTVCMFRMMSGLVFNSLNHRGVRDLRHALDFLAQQPAVDSERLGAIGFCMGGSLAIAWACADRRLRAIAPFYGMNPRPLEAVKRACPVVGSYPEQDFTAGAGRKLDAVLDTYQIPHDIKIYPGARHSFFNDRGPNYHPEAAQDSWQRVLAFFREHVLAPGA is encoded by the coding sequence ATGGCTCAACCTGTGACGCAGATGGTCACATTCCCCTCGGAAGGGAGGCAGCTCGCTGCATTTCTGGCCTTGCCGACCGCCGGCAGCGAGCAAAGCGAGGAAGGGAAGGGACCCTATCCCGGTGTCGTGGTGATCCACGAGATCTATGGTCTCAACGACAACATCAAAGACATCGCCCTGCGTCTGGCTGCCGAGGGCTATGCGGCCCTGGCCGTCGACCTCTTCTCGACCGGGAACCGCACCGTCTGCATGTTTCGTATGATGAGCGGTCTCGTCTTCAACTCGCTCAACCATCGAGGAGTGCGTGATCTGCGCCATGCCCTTGATTTCCTGGCCCAGCAACCGGCGGTTGACAGTGAGCGGCTTGGGGCCATTGGCTTTTGCATGGGGGGGAGTCTGGCCATTGCCTGGGCCTGCGCTGACAGACGTCTGCGGGCCATTGCTCCTTTCTATGGCATGAATCCGCGGCCTCTGGAAGCTGTCAAGCGCGCCTGTCCGGTGGTTGGCTCCTATCCCGAGCAAGACTTCACTGCCGGGGCTGGTCGCAAGCTTGATGCTGTCCTGGACACCTACCAGATTCCGCACGACATCAAAATTTATCCGGGGGCCAGACACTCCTTCTTTAACGATCGTGGCCCCAACTATCACCCCGAAGCGGCGCAGGACTCCTGGCAGCGTGTGCTAGCCTTCTTCCGTGAGCATGTTCTGGCGCCGGGGGCCTGA
- a CDS encoding acyl-CoA dehydrogenase family protein, translating to MDFTYSERVNELRQRLLDFMERSIYPNQETYRRQIEASGNPHHHAEIVDELKQKAKAEGLWNLFMTDPRYGPGLSNLEYAPLAEIMGRVSWASEVFNCAAPDTGNMEILAEFGTPEQKEQWLKPLLEGEIRSAFAMTEPDVASSDATNIQLTIERQGDEYVLNGRKWWISGAARPRCKIFIVMGKTDPHHPDRHRQQSMILVPRDTPGVTIVRSLPVMGYLDNESHCEVRFENVRVPASNLLGEEGSGFAIAQARLGPGRIHHCMRAIGAAQYALELMCRRAQARVAFGKPLAEQGVIQEWIAQSHLEIEQARLLTLKAAWMMDTLGKKAAQKEIAMIKIVAPAVMTNVVNRAMQVFGAAGLCDDFPLASMWAHGRTLHIVDGPDEVHKRSLARLLLREQRLPQD from the coding sequence ATGGATTTCACCTACTCTGAGCGAGTCAATGAGCTACGGCAGCGACTCCTTGACTTCATGGAGCGCTCTATTTATCCCAATCAAGAGACCTATCGAAGGCAGATAGAGGCCTCGGGTAATCCCCATCACCATGCCGAGATCGTCGATGAACTCAAGCAGAAGGCGAAGGCCGAGGGTCTCTGGAACCTGTTCATGACCGATCCGCGCTACGGGCCGGGCCTGAGCAACCTCGAATATGCCCCGCTGGCCGAGATCATGGGGCGCGTCAGTTGGGCCTCGGAAGTCTTCAACTGTGCGGCGCCTGACACTGGCAACATGGAGATCCTGGCGGAATTCGGCACGCCGGAGCAGAAGGAGCAATGGCTCAAACCGCTGCTAGAGGGAGAGATTCGCTCGGCCTTTGCCATGACCGAGCCGGACGTTGCCAGCTCGGACGCCACCAACATCCAATTGACCATTGAGCGCCAGGGAGACGAGTATGTCCTCAATGGGCGCAAATGGTGGATCTCGGGGGCGGCGCGCCCGCGCTGCAAGATCTTCATTGTCATGGGCAAGACCGATCCTCATCATCCCGACCGTCACCGTCAGCAGAGCATGATCCTGGTGCCGCGCGACACGCCGGGAGTGACCATTGTGCGCAGCCTGCCGGTGATGGGCTATCTCGATAACGAGAGCCATTGCGAGGTCCGTTTTGAGAACGTGCGTGTGCCAGCGAGCAATCTCCTGGGCGAGGAGGGCAGCGGCTTTGCCATCGCTCAGGCGCGCCTGGGGCCGGGGCGCATCCATCACTGTATGCGGGCCATCGGAGCGGCCCAGTATGCCCTAGAGTTGATGTGTCGCCGGGCCCAGGCGCGGGTTGCCTTTGGCAAGCCGCTGGCGGAGCAGGGCGTCATTCAAGAATGGATCGCCCAGTCGCACCTGGAGATTGAGCAGGCGCGCCTGCTGACGCTCAAGGCGGCCTGGATGATGGATACCCTGGGCAAGAAAGCGGCCCAGAAAGAGATCGCCATGATCAAAATTGTCGCTCCTGCTGTCATGACCAACGTCGTCAATCGCGCGATGCAGGTTTTTGGCGCGGCGGGGCTGTGCGATGACTTCCCGCTGGCCTCCATGTGGGCCCACGGGCGTACCCTGCATATTGTCGACGGTCCCGATGAGGTCCACAAGCGCTCACTGGCGCGCCTGCTCCTGCGCGAACAGCGTCTTCCGCAGGACTAG
- a CDS encoding SDR family NAD(P)-dependent oxidoreductase: MTELLQHLPLAGKRAVVTGASKGIGRATALALAEAGADVGICARNSSELEELAAQIEAQGRRCVFTTCDVTDPAQVERMANELRTGLGGVHILVNNAGIAGSHKFLNHPDELWHRLLAVNLTGVYYVCKAFVPTLVEQRYGRIINIASIASRVGGRYIAAYTASKHGVLGLTRALAVELLPYNITVNAICPSYVNTPMTDASVSNIVAHTGMSEEQARQSLARSSPQNRLIEPEEVAAIAVFLALDSSKGINGQAINIDGGGVMS, from the coding sequence ATGACTGAGTTACTGCAGCACCTTCCACTGGCCGGCAAGCGAGCCGTTGTCACAGGAGCCAGCAAAGGCATCGGGCGCGCCACCGCTCTGGCCCTCGCTGAGGCTGGGGCCGACGTGGGCATCTGCGCGCGCAATAGCAGCGAGCTAGAAGAGCTCGCGGCTCAGATTGAAGCCCAAGGTCGGCGCTGCGTCTTTACGACCTGCGACGTCACCGACCCGGCCCAGGTTGAGCGCATGGCCAACGAGCTGCGCACAGGTCTGGGCGGCGTCCATATTCTGGTCAACAACGCCGGCATCGCCGGCAGTCACAAATTCCTGAACCACCCCGATGAACTCTGGCATCGGCTGCTCGCCGTCAACTTGACCGGGGTCTACTACGTCTGCAAAGCCTTTGTGCCAACGCTCGTCGAGCAGCGCTACGGGCGCATCATCAATATCGCCTCCATCGCCTCGCGCGTCGGCGGACGCTACATCGCCGCTTACACGGCCTCCAAGCATGGTGTTCTTGGCCTGACCCGCGCCCTCGCCGTCGAGCTGCTCCCCTACAACATCACGGTGAACGCCATCTGCCCCAGCTACGTCAATACGCCAATGACAGACGCCAGCGTCAGCAACATCGTGGCCCACACCGGCATGAGCGAGGAGCAGGCCCGTCAGAGCCTGGCGCGCAGTAGCCCCCAGAACCGCCTCATCGAGCCAGAGGAAGTGGCAGCAATCGCCGTCTTTCTGGCTCTGGACAGCAGCAAGGGCATCAACGGGCAGGCCATCAACATCGACGGCGGCGGCGTTATGTCCTGA
- a CDS encoding thiamine pyrophosphate-binding protein, which yields MPVSLEGARRLHEALKACDIRLVSALPETWLVPLLRLVEADQEMRLVQVAREEESIGIAAGAYFAGLPSVHVMQNHGLLAAINPLVSLAMLYKIPVLLLVSYRGSWGERDPWQTQGGLVTEPVLRALTIPYYCLRREDDLARRLKEAQTLALSALHPVAVLLTREVLWDDEEA from the coding sequence ATGCCAGTCTCTCTGGAGGGGGCGCGCCGCCTCCACGAGGCCCTCAAGGCTTGCGATATCAGGCTGGTTTCGGCTTTGCCTGAGACCTGGCTTGTTCCTTTGCTGCGTCTGGTAGAGGCGGATCAGGAGATGCGCCTGGTACAGGTGGCGAGAGAGGAGGAGTCGATCGGCATTGCGGCAGGGGCCTACTTTGCTGGCCTGCCTTCGGTTCATGTGATGCAGAACCACGGCTTGCTGGCGGCCATTAATCCACTGGTCTCACTGGCCATGCTGTACAAAATTCCTGTGTTACTGCTCGTCAGCTATCGTGGCTCCTGGGGCGAAAGGGACCCCTGGCAGACGCAGGGAGGACTGGTCACGGAGCCGGTGCTGCGAGCGCTAACGATCCCTTACTACTGCCTGCGCCGTGAAGATGATCTGGCCCGACGTCTCAAGGAGGCCCAGACGCTGGCGCTCTCGGCCCTACATCCGGTGGCGGTCCTGTTGACCCGTGAAGTGCTCTGGGACGATGAGGAAGCCTGA
- a CDS encoding thiamine pyrophosphate-dependent enzyme, which produces MLRADALREIYPELEQHIVVTIMGAVAAELYALGHRPNFFYMEHSMGLASSLGLGLALSLPEQQVIVLDGDGSLLMNLGTLTTLARYRPSNLLHIVFDNSSLVSIGGFPTATASGADLAAMARAAGMPLVMEAETPAQFRRAVTEALTRRVMTTLVAKVEASGPASYRLDLDLLENRFQFKRYLDSLRSSS; this is translated from the coding sequence ATGTTGCGCGCGGACGCCCTGCGGGAGATTTATCCCGAGCTAGAGCAGCATATTGTGGTCACGATTATGGGGGCGGTCGCTGCCGAGCTGTATGCGCTTGGCCACCGACCCAACTTTTTCTATATGGAGCATTCGATGGGGTTGGCCTCGTCCTTGGGCCTGGGGCTGGCCCTTTCGCTCCCGGAGCAGCAGGTGATTGTCCTTGACGGTGATGGCTCCCTGCTGATGAATCTCGGCACCCTGACGACGCTGGCCCGTTATCGGCCCTCCAATTTGCTTCACATTGTCTTTGACAACAGCAGCCTGGTCTCCATAGGGGGCTTCCCCACGGCGACCGCCAGCGGGGCCGATCTGGCGGCGATGGCGCGGGCGGCGGGCATGCCGCTCGTGATGGAGGCGGAGACGCCCGCCCAGTTCCGCCGGGCGGTGACTGAGGCCCTGACACGCCGGGTAATGACCACCCTGGTGGCCAAAGTGGAGGCGAGCGGCCCGGCCTCCTATCGTCTCGACCTGGACTTGTTGGAGAACCGCTTTCAGTTCAAGCGCTATCTCGACTCGCTGCGCTCTTCCTCTTGA
- a CDS encoding xanthine dehydrogenase family protein molybdopterin-binding subunit, translating to MSTTMKQPAEIRRRVEDYDLITGRARFVDDIRLNGRPPILHAVFVRSPYAHATIEGLQLDEVRGLPGVVAAFSAADLTELPPIFAVPVPGVKRPEKHPLARDRVRYVGEPVAVIVAESLAVATDALDLVEVDYEPLPAVSDPEAALAPDAPVLYPEFGSNVAFEMPLKAGNVEEVFARASHVTQLRLENQRLAPSSLENRACLFDYDPETGQLSAWLSSQAVYQAHQVLAEALGLDHRQVHVHNAMSGGGFGAKTRLGGEELVCAVLAHRLGRPVKWIETRRENLQAQTHGRGQINYVEAAYQDDGRLLALRLRNIADLGAFLLGITALVPIRTPRLVCGAYQLEAVESTVIGVFTNKVPTMAYRGAGRPEATYIIERVIDRIAAELGLDPVEVRRRNMIPSGSFPYETVTGQRYDSGNYQAAFDRLLELADYEGWRARQRERRASGDPRLLGIGLATFTEISGDEGAQPREAATVRIRSDGTVVVESGVSSTGQGHVTAFTQIAAEVLQVAPEHVEVRLNDSRLPAFSIGTFASRVTQMGGSVVLLAAQAVREKVLRLAAQALEAAPADLVLQNERVMVQGAPTRAVTLGELARLAEEQPTLLEPEPPDPLTGQLITGLAARRDFASGPTFSFGAHMAVVEVDSETGEAHLLSYVAVDDAGRILNHTLAEGQLHGGLAQGIGQALYEQVLYDEHGQLISGTLQDYALPLATMVPSFTSDFVESPSPNNPLGAKGIGESGTIGAPPAIVNAVLDALAPLGIKEIDMPLTPEKIWRTLQTARSST from the coding sequence ATGAGCACGACCATGAAACAGCCGGCAGAAATCCGACGCCGCGTAGAGGACTACGACCTGATTACCGGGCGGGCGCGCTTTGTAGATGACATCAGGCTGAATGGACGCCCTCCCATCCTGCACGCCGTTTTTGTTCGCAGTCCTTACGCCCATGCAACCATCGAGGGCCTCCAGCTCGACGAAGTGCGTGGTCTGCCGGGCGTGGTAGCGGCTTTCAGCGCCGCTGATCTGACAGAGCTGCCGCCGATCTTTGCTGTACCTGTACCTGGCGTCAAGCGCCCGGAGAAGCACCCACTGGCCAGGGACAGGGTACGCTACGTTGGTGAGCCGGTGGCGGTCATCGTCGCCGAGAGCCTGGCTGTCGCCACCGATGCCCTTGACCTGGTCGAGGTCGACTACGAGCCGCTACCGGCGGTCAGCGATCCCGAAGCCGCTCTGGCTCCCGATGCACCCGTATTGTACCCTGAGTTTGGCAGCAATGTGGCCTTCGAAATGCCGCTGAAGGCCGGCAACGTTGAGGAGGTCTTTGCCCGCGCCAGCCATGTCACCCAGCTGCGCCTGGAGAACCAGCGTCTGGCCCCTTCCTCACTAGAGAACCGCGCCTGCCTCTTCGACTACGATCCAGAGACAGGCCAGCTGAGCGCCTGGCTCTCTTCGCAGGCGGTTTATCAGGCTCACCAGGTTCTGGCGGAAGCCCTGGGCCTGGATCACCGTCAGGTTCATGTGCACAACGCCATGAGCGGCGGCGGCTTCGGAGCGAAAACACGCCTCGGCGGAGAAGAGCTGGTCTGCGCCGTCCTCGCTCACCGACTGGGCCGCCCGGTGAAATGGATTGAAACGCGGCGCGAGAATCTGCAAGCTCAGACCCACGGGCGAGGCCAGATCAACTATGTGGAGGCGGCCTATCAGGACGATGGGCGGCTGCTGGCCCTGCGTCTGCGCAACATCGCTGACCTTGGCGCCTTCCTGCTGGGGATCACGGCCCTTGTGCCGATCCGCACGCCGCGCCTGGTCTGCGGTGCCTATCAGCTAGAGGCTGTCGAGAGCACGGTGATCGGCGTCTTCACTAACAAGGTCCCCACGATGGCCTACCGCGGCGCGGGTCGCCCCGAGGCAACCTATATCATCGAGCGCGTCATCGACCGCATCGCTGCTGAGCTGGGCCTCGACCCCGTCGAGGTGCGACGGCGCAACATGATCCCATCCGGGTCCTTCCCTTACGAGACCGTCACTGGCCAGCGCTACGATAGCGGCAATTACCAGGCTGCCTTCGACCGCCTGCTGGAGCTGGCGGACTACGAGGGCTGGCGGGCCCGCCAGCGCGAGCGCCGCGCCTCCGGCGACCCGCGCTTGCTCGGCATTGGGCTGGCGACCTTCACCGAAATCTCTGGCGATGAGGGAGCGCAGCCGCGCGAGGCAGCCACGGTGCGCATCCGATCCGACGGCACCGTTGTGGTGGAAAGCGGCGTCTCCTCAACCGGCCAGGGCCACGTGACCGCCTTTACACAGATCGCCGCCGAGGTCCTGCAGGTTGCGCCCGAGCACGTCGAGGTACGCCTCAACGATAGCCGATTGCCGGCCTTCAGCATCGGCACCTTTGCCAGCCGCGTGACACAGATGGGCGGCTCCGTCGTGCTGCTGGCCGCGCAGGCTGTGCGTGAAAAGGTCCTGCGTCTGGCCGCGCAGGCCCTGGAGGCGGCCCCCGCCGATCTGGTCCTCCAGAATGAGCGGGTGATGGTCCAGGGGGCGCCCACGCGCGCCGTGACCCTGGGAGAGCTGGCGCGCCTGGCCGAGGAGCAGCCCACCCTGCTTGAGCCAGAGCCTCCCGACCCGCTGACCGGTCAGCTAATCACGGGCCTGGCCGCTCGCCGTGACTTCGCTTCCGGTCCCACTTTCTCTTTCGGAGCCCATATGGCCGTCGTCGAGGTCGACAGCGAGACCGGCGAGGCGCACCTGCTGAGCTACGTGGCCGTCGACGATGCGGGCCGCATTCTCAACCATACGCTGGCCGAGGGCCAGCTCCACGGCGGCCTGGCTCAGGGTATCGGCCAGGCTCTGTATGAGCAGGTCCTCTACGATGAGCATGGCCAGCTCATTAGCGGGACCCTCCAGGATTATGCGCTACCGCTGGCAACGATGGTCCCCTCCTTTACCAGCGATTTTGTGGAATCGCCTTCGCCGAATAATCCGCTCGGAGCCAAGGGTATCGGCGAATCGGGGACGATCGGCGCCCCACCGGCCATTGTGAACGCGGTCCTCGATGCCCTGGCCCCGCTCGGCATCAAGGAGATCGATATGCCTCTCACGCCAGAAAAGATCTGGCGCACGCTGCAGACGGCGCGCTCGTCAACCTGA
- a CDS encoding gluconokinase yields MKGAGSRDTLVEPTVLAIDVGTSSVRAMLVDARGEAVPGTLTQYRYQLNTSAEGEATIDGDRLVELVARTIDGVLEAAGVIAQTIAAVATDTFWHSLIAIDAQGRPLLPLITWEDTRAHAAAAELRALLDERAIHRRTGAPLQNSYWPARLRWLAQLRPALLQESVQWLSFGEFLHRRLLGRSVCSLSMASGTGLLNLRSLSWDEDLLQALGVRREQFPVLADLRNALQGLRPAYAQRWPLLKDVLWFPAVGDGAAANVGSGCVVSARYALTIGTSSALRVTVPADGLEPPPGLWLYLLDARRALLGGALSEGGNLLSWLTELLRLPPLDEVEPLVSAVPPDSHGLTILPFVAGERSPGWHAEARMTIGGLHLKLRPVDLLRAAMEALAYRLAVVYERLNTQPQLREGGTQIIGSGGALLRSPTLQQIIADVLGEPLYPLRVREAAVRGVALLALESLGLVPDVAQIAPPLASPVLPDRARGERYRQAIARQQQLYDLLLAGGGPA; encoded by the coding sequence GTGAAAGGTGCCGGATCGAGAGATACGCTGGTCGAGCCGACAGTACTGGCCATTGATGTGGGAACCTCTTCTGTACGAGCCATGCTTGTTGATGCGCGAGGTGAAGCGGTACCGGGAACCCTGACCCAGTATCGTTACCAGCTCAACACTTCAGCCGAAGGGGAAGCCACGATCGACGGTGACAGGCTTGTTGAGCTGGTGGCCAGGACCATCGATGGGGTACTCGAAGCGGCGGGAGTGATTGCACAGACCATTGCTGCGGTGGCGACCGACACCTTCTGGCACAGTCTGATTGCCATTGATGCCCAGGGGCGGCCGTTGCTACCGCTCATTACCTGGGAGGACACGCGCGCGCATGCGGCGGCGGCTGAGCTACGTGCGCTACTTGACGAGCGAGCTATTCATCGTCGCACAGGGGCCCCGCTGCAAAACAGCTACTGGCCGGCCCGGCTACGCTGGCTGGCGCAGCTGCGCCCTGCGCTCCTGCAAGAAAGCGTCCAATGGCTTTCCTTTGGCGAGTTTCTACATCGGCGCTTACTGGGGCGCTCGGTTTGCAGTCTCTCGATGGCCTCGGGAACGGGCCTGCTGAATCTGCGGAGCCTCAGCTGGGATGAGGATCTGCTGCAGGCCCTCGGGGTGCGTCGGGAACAGTTTCCGGTGCTTGCTGATCTGCGCAATGCCTTGCAGGGGCTGCGTCCTGCCTATGCTCAGCGCTGGCCGCTGCTCAAAGATGTGCTCTGGTTCCCTGCCGTTGGAGATGGAGCGGCGGCGAATGTTGGTTCGGGCTGTGTCGTGAGTGCGCGCTATGCTCTGACCATTGGTACCTCCAGCGCGCTGCGGGTGACGGTGCCGGCGGACGGCCTTGAGCCGCCGCCTGGCCTCTGGCTCTATTTACTTGATGCGCGCCGGGCCTTGCTGGGAGGGGCGCTGAGCGAGGGTGGTAACCTGTTGTCCTGGTTGACGGAGCTGCTACGTCTGCCGCCGCTGGACGAAGTAGAGCCGCTGGTCTCGGCGGTGCCGCCTGATAGTCACGGCCTCACCATCTTGCCCTTTGTGGCGGGCGAGCGCAGCCCTGGCTGGCATGCTGAGGCGCGCATGACCATAGGCGGTCTGCATCTGAAGCTGCGTCCTGTAGATCTGCTGCGAGCGGCGATGGAGGCCCTGGCCTATCGCCTGGCGGTTGTCTACGAGCGCCTCAATACCCAGCCGCAGCTACGTGAGGGAGGAACGCAAATCATTGGCAGTGGGGGGGCGCTCCTGCGCTCTCCGACGCTGCAACAGATCATTGCTGATGTGCTGGGCGAACCGCTCTATCCTTTACGTGTGCGCGAGGCCGCCGTGCGCGGTGTGGCCCTGTTGGCCCTCGAATCCCTGGGGCTTGTCCCCGACGTAGCTCAGATCGCGCCACCCCTGGCCTCCCCCGTGCTTCCCGATCGTGCGCGCGGCGAGCGCTATCGTCAGGCCATCGCACGCCAGCAGCAGCTCTATGATCTCCTCCTGGCCGGCGGTGGCCCAGCCTGA
- a CDS encoding DUF488 domain-containing protein, whose protein sequence is MSGETLRVQLKRVYEEPLESDGTRVLVERLWPRGLSRERARIDLWLKDVAPSDELRRWFAHDPQKFPEFRRRYEQELRDQETARAALARLLELARQGPLTLVYSARDREHNNAVVLRDLLGRGGFASPSSAQRG, encoded by the coding sequence ATGTCTGGAGAGACGCTGCGGGTTCAGCTCAAGCGTGTCTACGAGGAGCCGCTGGAGAGCGATGGAACGCGGGTGCTTGTCGAGCGACTCTGGCCGCGTGGCCTCTCTCGGGAGCGGGCGCGGATCGATCTCTGGCTCAAAGATGTGGCTCCCAGTGATGAACTGCGCCGCTGGTTTGCCCATGATCCCCAGAAGTTCCCCGAGTTTCGTCGGCGCTATGAGCAGGAACTGCGCGACCAGGAGACGGCTCGTGCCGCGCTGGCCCGTCTTCTGGAACTGGCCCGGCAAGGGCCGCTGACCCTTGTCTACTCGGCGCGAGATCGTGAGCATAACAATGCGGTCGTGCTGCGCGATCTCTTAGGGCGTGGCGGATTCGCCTCGCCGAGCTCAGCTCAGCGCGGCTGA